One window from the genome of Blastopirellula retiformator encodes:
- a CDS encoding IS3 family transposase, with protein MSDRIAAAEQIVAEKVASVREVCDCLAIGRADFYKRRSLPIATKRQATANLTPLVIDIFWRHRRRYGTRRIVDELKDLGIPAARRTVANILKNQGLKAIQPKSFQPRTTDSRHCLGYSPNLLLEEFVLREINQLWVADITYVPLAEKRFAYLAMVMDRFSRRLIGWRFELSMTEDLVIGALRDAIRMRRPPPDLIHHSDRGGQYAGKRFRSLLRRASIRQSMSRAADCYDNAFMESCFGTIKTELEMTEYEDVGVGARELGEYFRYYNCDRKHSSLGYQTPVQFENNQPCRK; from the coding sequence TTGAGCGATCGGATCGCCGCGGCGGAACAGATCGTCGCCGAGAAGGTGGCGAGCGTACGCGAGGTTTGCGACTGCCTGGCGATTGGTCGCGCCGATTTTTACAAGCGGCGAAGCTTGCCCATTGCGACCAAGCGTCAGGCGACCGCCAACCTGACGCCGCTGGTGATCGACATTTTTTGGCGACATCGCAGACGCTATGGCACGCGAAGAATCGTCGACGAACTGAAGGATCTCGGCATTCCCGCGGCGCGTCGCACCGTGGCGAATATTCTGAAAAACCAGGGCTTAAAAGCGATTCAACCGAAATCATTCCAGCCGCGCACCACCGACAGTCGCCATTGTTTGGGCTACAGCCCGAACCTGTTGCTGGAAGAGTTTGTGCTGCGTGAAATAAATCAGCTGTGGGTCGCCGACATCACCTACGTGCCGCTCGCCGAAAAGCGTTTCGCTTACCTGGCGATGGTGATGGATCGTTTCTCGCGGCGATTAATCGGTTGGCGTTTTGAACTGTCGATGACGGAGGACTTGGTGATCGGAGCGTTAAGAGATGCGATCCGAATGCGGCGGCCGCCGCCTGACTTGATTCACCATAGCGATCGAGGAGGCCAGTACGCAGGGAAGCGGTTCCGATCGCTGCTGCGCCGCGCGTCGATTCGGCAAAGCATGAGCCGGGCCGCCGACTGCTACGACAACGCATTCATGGAATCTTGCTTCGGAACGATCAAGACGGAACTGGAAATGACCGAATACGAGGATGTGGGCGTTGGGGCGCGCGAGTTGGGAGAGTACTTTCGCTACTACAACTGCGACCGAAAGCACTCCAGCCTCGGCTACCAAACGCCAGTGCAATTCGAGAACAATCAGCCGTGCCGAAAATAA
- the tnpA gene encoding IS66 family insertion sequence element accessory protein TnpA gives MAKGPRRDVLKERRWREIISGLACSGLSVRAWCLQQGVSEASYYAWKRELARRDEEAGEASPRFVEVVVGDARSSTDLMTMGEPLRIHFEDVRVEVPPSRPHHEFDPRPL, from the coding sequence ATGGCGAAGGGGCCGCGGCGGGATGTTTTGAAGGAGCGGCGGTGGCGGGAGATAATTTCTGGTCTGGCCTGCAGTGGGCTTTCAGTACGGGCCTGGTGCTTGCAGCAGGGCGTTTCCGAGGCTTCTTACTATGCTTGGAAGCGGGAGTTGGCTCGGCGAGATGAGGAAGCGGGCGAGGCTTCGCCGCGGTTTGTGGAAGTGGTGGTTGGCGATGCGCGGAGTTCAACCGACTTGATGACGATGGGCGAACCGCTACGGATTCACTTCGAGGACGTTCGTGTCGAAGTACCGCCCAGCCGTCCCCATCACGAATTTGACCCTCGTCCCCTTTGA
- a CDS encoding sulfatase produces MRYSLLISILALLLFTANLSAADPPNIVLIMTDDMGWNDLHCQGNARLRSPQIDRLATQGVRFTSAYAAAPVCSPTRGALITGLAPARLQITQHGADVPQFWPQDRKVQPPTTEHELAHATTTLAERLSKAGYATGFFGKWHLGDDPKYWPTEHGFDVNLGGCGYGGPPTYFDPYRIPTLPSRKPGEYLTDRLADEAIAWLERKQDQPVFLCLWTYNPHYPFEAPADLIPPYEGQEGPGLKNPIYAAQIEATDRAVGRVLQALDRLEMTDDTLVIFTSDNGGWLGATDNRPLREGKGFLYEGGLRVPLIIRWPGVATPGEENATPVISMDLTATILAAAGVKLGPAESLDGETLRPLLRGKPLARDALYFHYPHFAFHHSNRPGSAIRRGDYKLILNYDDDSIELYHLAKDESEKKNLAAVQPEVAQQLKSQLQAWLTETKAGLPTKRE; encoded by the coding sequence ATGCGCTATTCGCTTTTGATTTCGATCCTCGCGCTCTTGCTGTTCACCGCCAATCTGTCGGCGGCCGACCCGCCGAACATCGTGCTGATCATGACCGACGACATGGGCTGGAACGATCTCCATTGCCAGGGGAACGCTCGGCTCCGCTCGCCGCAGATCGATCGGTTGGCGACGCAGGGGGTTCGGTTTACCTCGGCGTATGCGGCGGCGCCGGTCTGTTCGCCGACGCGGGGAGCGCTGATCACCGGGCTCGCGCCGGCCCGTTTGCAGATCACCCAGCATGGCGCCGACGTGCCGCAGTTCTGGCCCCAGGATCGCAAGGTTCAACCGCCGACGACGGAGCACGAACTGGCCCACGCCACCACGACCCTGGCCGAGCGACTCTCCAAGGCGGGCTATGCGACCGGGTTTTTTGGCAAGTGGCATCTCGGGGACGATCCCAAGTATTGGCCGACCGAGCATGGGTTTGACGTCAATCTCGGCGGCTGCGGGTATGGCGGGCCGCCCACCTATTTTGATCCGTATCGGATCCCAACGCTGCCGTCGCGCAAGCCGGGCGAGTACCTGACCGACCGCCTGGCCGACGAGGCGATCGCCTGGCTCGAGCGTAAGCAGGATCAGCCGGTCTTTTTGTGCCTGTGGACGTACAATCCCCACTATCCGTTTGAGGCGCCGGCCGATTTGATTCCGCCGTACGAAGGCCAGGAAGGCCCCGGCCTGAAGAACCCGATCTACGCCGCTCAGATCGAAGCGACCGATCGAGCCGTCGGCCGCGTGCTGCAGGCGCTCGATCGGTTGGAGATGACCGACGACACGCTCGTCATTTTCACCAGCGACAACGGCGGCTGGCTGGGCGCCACCGACAATCGCCCGCTGCGGGAAGGGAAAGGTTTTTTGTACGAAGGAGGCCTCCGCGTGCCGCTGATCATCCGCTGGCCCGGCGTCGCCACGCCCGGCGAAGAAAACGCCACCCCGGTGATCAGCATGGATCTAACGGCCACGATCCTCGCCGCCGCTGGCGTCAAACTAGGCCCCGCCGAATCGCTGGATGGCGAAACTCTTCGCCCGCTACTGCGTGGAAAGCCGCTGGCCCGCGACGCCCTTTATTTCCACTACCCGCATTTCGCCTTCCACCACAGCAACCGCCCGGGATCGGCCATCCGCCGTGGCGACTACAAGTTGATTTTGAACTACGACGATGACTCAATCGAACTGTATCACCTGGCCAAAGACGAGAGCGAAAAGAAAAACCTGGCCGCCGTTCAGCCCGAAGTGGCCCAGCAACTGAAGTCGCAACTGCAGGCCTGGTTAACGGAAACCAAGGCGGGCTTGCCGACGAAGCGTGAATAG
- a CDS encoding NAD(P)/FAD-dependent oxidoreductase, with translation MISDAGSPLRENKLDVIVVGAGPAGIGIGVALMHAGIKNFLIVDRHEVGASFAKWPRQMRLITPSFPTNSIGMLDLNSIAIGTSPAFSLETEHPTGLQYAAFLQSVAAHFELPVRSGTDVLSVEFDGDGFEVETIHGALTARFVIWAAGEFQYPQDRPFPGSEHCLHNSLVESWSDLPDCDHLVIGGYESGMDAAIQLARAGRNVVVLDRAETPPWRREESDPSSSLSTYTLQRLRQKQVGERVKLARGADVCEVRKLGAEYRVLCVSGDEFVSPARPILATGFRGSVQLVSELFESREEDGFPLLNEQDESRITPGLFLAGPMVRHDNHVFCFIYKFRQRFAVVVKTIADRLGVPAEELEKYRQWGMYLDDLSCCGEECVC, from the coding sequence GTGATTTCCGACGCGGGTTCTCCACTTCGTGAGAACAAATTGGATGTGATCGTGGTGGGCGCTGGCCCGGCGGGGATTGGTATCGGCGTCGCGTTGATGCACGCGGGAATTAAGAACTTCCTGATTGTTGATCGCCACGAGGTCGGAGCCTCCTTCGCCAAATGGCCGCGGCAGATGCGGCTTATTACTCCCTCGTTTCCGACGAATTCAATTGGCATGCTCGACCTGAATTCGATCGCAATCGGCACGTCTCCGGCGTTCAGCCTTGAGACGGAACATCCAACTGGCCTGCAATACGCCGCGTTCTTGCAAAGCGTCGCCGCTCATTTTGAGCTGCCAGTTCGCTCCGGAACGGACGTTTTAAGCGTTGAATTTGACGGAGATGGTTTTGAGGTCGAGACCATCCACGGCGCATTGACGGCGCGATTCGTCATTTGGGCGGCGGGAGAATTCCAATATCCGCAAGATCGTCCATTTCCGGGCAGCGAGCATTGTCTGCACAACTCACTCGTAGAGTCGTGGAGCGACTTGCCAGATTGCGATCATCTCGTCATCGGCGGCTACGAGAGTGGTATGGATGCGGCGATTCAGTTGGCAAGGGCCGGCAGAAATGTCGTAGTTCTGGATCGGGCGGAAACTCCACCTTGGCGCCGTGAGGAGAGCGATCCTAGCTCCAGCTTATCGACCTATACCTTGCAGCGATTGCGGCAAAAACAAGTTGGCGAGCGGGTAAAACTAGCAAGGGGCGCCGATGTTTGCGAAGTGCGAAAGCTTGGTGCCGAGTATCGGGTGCTGTGCGTTTCTGGCGACGAGTTCGTGTCTCCGGCGCGGCCGATTTTGGCGACCGGCTTTCGCGGTAGCGTCCAGTTGGTCTCCGAGTTGTTTGAGTCGCGGGAAGAAGACGGGTTTCCTCTCTTAAATGAACAGGACGAATCGAGGATCACGCCGGGACTATTTCTGGCGGGCCCGATGGTTCGCCACGACAACCACGTTTTTTGTTTCATCTACAAGTTTCGCCAACGATTCGCCGTCGTGGTCAAAACGATCGCGGATCGACTTGGCGTGCCGGCGGAAGAGTTGGAAAAGTATCGCCAATGGGGCATGTATCTTGACGATCTATCTTGTTGCGGCGAAGAGTGCGTTTGCTAG
- a CDS encoding transposase: MSAKAKRKQPPSRRRFTDEFKRDAVQMLLDGHSADSVVQRLGLSSTNLLYRWKREQLRGSGPVAASLESRVKELELELKRVERERDVLKKALAIFSRSD; the protein is encoded by the coding sequence ATGAGCGCAAAAGCGAAGCGGAAACAGCCCCCGTCACGACGTCGCTTCACCGATGAATTCAAACGCGATGCGGTGCAGATGCTGCTGGACGGCCATTCGGCCGATTCGGTCGTCCAGCGGCTTGGCCTGTCAAGCACGAATTTACTCTACCGCTGGAAACGCGAGCAGTTGCGAGGCAGCGGCCCGGTCGCCGCTTCGCTGGAAAGCCGCGTGAAGGAATTGGAACTGGAGCTGAAACGTGTCGAGCGTGAGCGAGACGTGTTAAAAAAAGCGTTAGCTATTTTCAGCCGGAGCGATTGA
- a CDS encoding AAA family ATPase: protein MATAELLSQRRAPDWLLSGMLRQHQAAVILGPSGCLKTALAIDLGGALATGGKFLGEFAAERAFRVGFVGALGARDSVIEQAQRWSDASGANLVALDNLVWGLNLADAAALGDSIQGTRLRDWILQYELEVVLIDAADLLAPTRRSEAEQLRALVQLCLEAGATPIVCCRTRKQLPPRPLTRGDLAEAPCHGAAQQWLLVNRREAFVPGTGHHALWLTLGSGGGASGQWGVDILETGGETDLPDARMANRWEVLVRDIGSIEEEAAQVAAEAVASRLQEKLKATLRQLPHGSATKLKIRELSGMSGGKFAATWDWLFQRGEIAQLQAGGSGESARDARYCLAENVVAPEEAEKNEESPVHLISEQEIVGHEIAELIRQQEKMSPSSPLRQEKGGRSSPPGPLNECVIAPNGKIYRTAEEALADRPPPDPPRVGKPPKKRPPQQMKKLKRKNQRR from the coding sequence TTGGCGACGGCCGAGTTACTCTCGCAGCGGCGGGCGCCCGATTGGTTGCTTTCCGGAATGTTGCGGCAACATCAGGCGGCGGTGATCTTGGGGCCGAGCGGCTGTTTGAAGACGGCGCTGGCGATTGATTTGGGGGGAGCGCTGGCGACCGGCGGCAAGTTTCTGGGGGAGTTCGCGGCGGAGCGGGCGTTTCGTGTTGGGTTTGTCGGGGCGCTGGGCGCCCGGGACTCGGTGATCGAACAGGCACAGCGGTGGAGCGACGCGTCAGGGGCGAACCTGGTGGCGCTCGACAACTTGGTCTGGGGATTGAACCTGGCCGATGCGGCGGCGCTCGGCGATTCGATCCAGGGGACGCGCCTGCGAGACTGGATTTTGCAGTATGAGCTGGAAGTGGTGCTGATCGATGCGGCCGATTTGCTGGCGCCAACACGGCGGAGCGAAGCGGAGCAGCTGCGGGCGTTGGTCCAGCTTTGTCTAGAGGCGGGCGCAACGCCGATTGTTTGTTGCCGCACGCGGAAGCAACTGCCGCCCCGCCCGCTGACCCGCGGCGATCTGGCCGAGGCGCCTTGTCATGGCGCCGCGCAGCAGTGGTTGCTGGTGAATCGTCGTGAGGCGTTCGTGCCGGGGACAGGCCATCATGCGTTGTGGCTGACGCTGGGAAGCGGCGGTGGGGCGAGCGGACAATGGGGCGTCGATATTCTGGAGACGGGGGGCGAAACCGATTTGCCAGACGCTCGAATGGCCAATCGGTGGGAGGTGCTGGTGCGCGATATCGGCTCGATTGAAGAGGAGGCGGCGCAGGTGGCGGCCGAAGCGGTCGCCAGTCGCCTGCAAGAAAAACTGAAGGCGACCCTGCGGCAACTGCCACATGGGAGCGCCACCAAACTGAAGATCCGCGAGCTGTCGGGGATGAGCGGCGGCAAGTTTGCGGCAACCTGGGACTGGTTGTTCCAGCGGGGAGAGATCGCGCAGCTGCAGGCCGGCGGCTCGGGCGAGTCGGCCCGGGACGCGCGGTACTGTCTGGCCGAAAATGTGGTCGCCCCAGAGGAGGCCGAAAAAAACGAAGAGAGTCCAGTCCACTTGATCAGCGAGCAAGAGATCGTCGGGCACGAGATTGCCGAGCTGATCCGGCAGCAAGAAAAAATGTCACCGTCCAGTCCACTACGACAAGAAAAAGGTGGGCGGTCCAGTCCACCTGGACCACTGAACGAGTGCGTCATTGCGCCGAACGGCAAGATCTATCGAACCGCAGAGGAGGCTTTGGCCGATCGGCCGCCGCCTGATCCGCCCCGAGTCGGTAAACCGCCGAAGAAACGGCCGCCACAGCAGATGAAAAAGTTGAAACGGAAGAATCAGCGGCGGTAA
- a CDS encoding SOUL family heme-binding protein: MKKLTISALGFGVVAILTAVAMAATRAGYESAEYKVIESDGAFEIREYPDLTLAATEGKTNAQGRNGSFMRLFRYISGKNQAQQAIEMTTPVFMEGGAGESAGSMGFVMPKEVAAKGAPQPKEEGVTLKERKGGRFAVIRFAGQLSAKLAQEKEAELRGWMKKQDLKGEEEFETAGYDPPFTPAALRRNEVLIRLKAAQPEEVTEAQ; the protein is encoded by the coding sequence ATGAAGAAATTGACAATCAGTGCGCTGGGGTTCGGAGTTGTTGCGATCTTGACCGCCGTCGCCATGGCGGCGACGCGGGCGGGGTACGAGTCGGCGGAGTACAAGGTGATCGAGTCGGACGGCGCTTTTGAAATTCGCGAGTACCCAGACCTGACGCTGGCCGCGACCGAGGGGAAGACCAACGCCCAGGGGCGGAACGGCAGCTTCATGCGACTATTCCGCTACATCAGCGGCAAGAACCAGGCCCAACAGGCGATCGAAATGACGACGCCGGTCTTTATGGAAGGTGGCGCCGGCGAGTCGGCTGGCTCGATGGGTTTTGTCATGCCCAAAGAGGTCGCGGCCAAGGGCGCGCCGCAGCCGAAAGAGGAGGGCGTTACGCTAAAAGAGCGTAAAGGAGGCCGCTTCGCCGTGATTCGCTTTGCAGGGCAACTCAGCGCCAAGCTCGCCCAAGAGAAGGAAGCCGAGCTGCGCGGTTGGATGAAGAAACAGGACCTGAAGGGGGAAGAAGAATTTGAAACCGCGGGCTACGATCCTCCCTTCACACCAGCGGCGTTGCGTCGCAATGAAGTGCTGATTCGGTTGAAAGCGGCACAGCCAGAAGAAGTGACCGAGGCCCAATAA
- a CDS encoding nucleoside recognition domain-containing protein — translation MISSAIGQQRQAVLIVGKESVGKTTLASALAGVSADDANFRGSTVAVEGYVSEDVVYWDTPGIFRQSDTETTKLALAALDEHEKVLLIIQATQIDEDLAELLPLVAGKQGAVVVSFWDKVQPGEAAMEALEKFSAEVGVPFLAVDGRRLNDVGTHRITDMLQAASVFSASRLKYRAGWRIEPRPGILEHRTWGPLLAIVLLVLPALATIFGANELANVLHPIVEGWLEPLIATIEATWPAWLRLLLTNKSDGLGYGLLDMGPFLLVWAMPTVVLFSLILGAYKASGLVERMNIALHPWVRYVGLSGRDVVRILMGFGCNVPAVISTRACSGCSRNTAIAGIAFGAACSYQLPATWAVLSAAAIRSGGSPLTLCFGYLFYLGLTTLIYLRLASSPSGRDALNILMTPRRPFTQWPTAKALWREAYSTLRQFFVQAMPIFVGICVLASLLANWGILDFASRGLGPVMASFGLPADAALPVVLASIRKDGILLLASDHGEMAPMTPAQTLTAVYLAGVLLPCLVTALTIARETDWRCTLLLLGRQALFAIAFTLFLAWAAGWIL, via the coding sequence ATGATTAGCTCCGCAATTGGCCAACAACGGCAGGCAGTACTCATCGTAGGCAAGGAGAGCGTCGGCAAGACGACGCTGGCCTCCGCGTTGGCGGGAGTCTCGGCAGATGACGCGAATTTTCGCGGTTCGACCGTCGCCGTCGAAGGATACGTCTCCGAGGACGTCGTCTATTGGGACACGCCTGGCATCTTTCGGCAGTCCGATACGGAAACGACGAAACTGGCGCTCGCCGCGCTCGACGAGCATGAGAAGGTGCTCTTGATCATTCAAGCGACCCAGATCGACGAAGATCTGGCGGAACTCCTTCCCCTCGTCGCCGGTAAACAGGGAGCGGTGGTCGTCTCGTTCTGGGACAAAGTCCAGCCAGGCGAAGCGGCGATGGAAGCGCTCGAAAAGTTCTCAGCCGAAGTAGGCGTTCCATTTCTGGCGGTGGATGGTCGTCGATTGAATGATGTGGGAACGCATCGCATTACGGATATGTTACAGGCTGCGTCCGTTTTTTCGGCGAGCCGGCTAAAATATCGGGCAGGTTGGAGGATTGAACCGCGGCCAGGAATCCTGGAGCATCGGACTTGGGGACCGCTCTTGGCGATCGTGCTGTTGGTGCTGCCGGCACTGGCGACGATCTTTGGCGCCAACGAATTGGCGAACGTCCTGCATCCGATCGTGGAAGGATGGCTGGAACCGTTGATCGCGACGATCGAGGCGACTTGGCCCGCCTGGTTGCGACTTCTCCTCACAAACAAGTCGGATGGTTTGGGATATGGCTTACTCGATATGGGACCGTTCCTGTTGGTCTGGGCGATGCCGACGGTGGTGCTGTTTTCCCTGATCCTTGGCGCCTATAAGGCGAGCGGCCTGGTCGAACGGATGAATATCGCCCTCCATCCTTGGGTCCGTTATGTCGGGCTAAGCGGGCGCGACGTCGTAAGAATCTTGATGGGGTTTGGCTGTAACGTCCCTGCGGTCATCAGTACGCGAGCTTGCTCTGGGTGTTCGCGCAATACAGCAATCGCCGGGATCGCATTTGGCGCCGCTTGCAGCTATCAACTGCCAGCGACTTGGGCGGTACTCTCCGCGGCCGCGATTCGTAGCGGCGGCAGTCCCTTGACGCTTTGCTTTGGGTACCTATTTTATCTTGGTTTGACCACGCTGATCTACTTGCGATTGGCCTCCAGCCCGTCAGGCCGTGACGCATTGAATATTTTGATGACTCCCCGCCGTCCGTTCACGCAATGGCCGACTGCGAAGGCCCTTTGGCGAGAAGCTTACTCGACGCTGCGACAATTTTTCGTCCAAGCGATGCCAATTTTCGTAGGGATTTGCGTGCTCGCATCTCTCTTGGCGAATTGGGGGATTCTTGATTTCGCTTCTCGCGGGCTCGGTCCAGTGATGGCGAGTTTTGGTTTGCCGGCCGACGCGGCGTTGCCGGTGGTGCTCGCCTCGATTCGCAAAGACGGCATTCTTCTGCTGGCCAGCGACCACGGAGAAATGGCGCCGATGACGCCGGCGCAAACCCTGACTGCCGTTTACCTGGCCGGCGTCTTGTTGCCATGTTTGGTCACAGCGCTGACGATTGCGCGAGAAACCGACTGGCGATGCACGCTTCTGTTGCTTGGACGTCAAGCGCTGTTTGCCATCGCGTTTACACTCTTTTTGGCCTGGGCGGCGGGGTGGATTTTGTGA